The following proteins are encoded in a genomic region of Solea senegalensis isolate Sse05_10M linkage group LG5, IFAPA_SoseM_1, whole genome shotgun sequence:
- the si:dkey-32e23.4 gene encoding dynamin-1-like protein isoform X1 — METLIPTINRLQEVFLTVGAEVIQLPQIVVVGSQSSGKSSVLESLVGRDFLPRGSGIVTRRPLVLQLVNVAPLEERLKTENGHGVKQNTQNSYPGVKAEEWGTFLHCKNQIFSDFQEIRREIEAETHRGSGDNKGISPEPIYVKIFSPKVLNLTLVDLPGITKVPVGDQPEDIETQVQEMILSFISNPNSLILAVSPANSDLATSDALKLAREVDPDGRRTLLVVSKLDLMDAGTDALEVLLGRVIPVRLGIIGVVNRSQHDINTQKSLSDSVKDEQVFLQRHYPSLVSRAGSRYLAKTLSRLLMHHIRDCLPDLKTRVTVLTAQFQARLKSYGQPVEDHSATLLQIVTKFASDYCNTIEGTARYIQTTELCGGARMCYIFHETFGRTLQSIDPLGGLTELDILTAIRNATGPRPALFVPEVSFELLVKRQIKRLEEPSLRCVELVHEELQRIIQHCSSFSTQELLRFPKLHDSIVEVVTGLLRKRLPITNEMVHNLVAIELAYINTKHPDFTDAAQVSASVNSQQAEALDGGKRWKNEKVVDEKAPPAGFGSPSRSQAINLLDTAVPVSRKLSVREQRDCEVIQRLIKCYFLIVRKSIQDSVPKTVMHFLVNYVKEHLQSELVGQLYKQTLLQDLLIESQDTAQQRTEVAQMLEALKKASNIISEIRETHLW; from the exons ATGGAGACTCTGATCCCGACCATCAACCGGCTGCAGGAGGTCTTCCTCACCGTGGGTGCAGAGGTCATACAGCTACCTCAGATAGTCGTGGTTGGATCTCAG AGCAGTGGAAAGAGCTCGGTGCTGGAGAGCCTGGTCGGAAGGGACTTTTTGCCACGGGGATCAGGAATCGTCACAAGACGACCGCTGGTGTTGCAGCTGGTGAATGTTGCCCCTCTGGAGGAGAGACTGAAGACGGAGAACG GACATGGGGTAAAACAAAATACCCAGAACAGCTACCCAG gTGTCAAAGCTGAAGAATGGGGCACATTCCTTCACTGCAAGAACCAG ATCTTCTCAGATTTTCAGGAGATCCGTCGGGAAATTGAAGCAGAGACTCATCGCGGTTCAGGCGACAATAAG GGAATCAGCCCTGAGCCCATATATGTGAAGATTTTCTCCCCCAAAGTCCTAAATCTAACTCTGGTTGATTTACCAGGAATCACTAAG GTTCCTGTTGGGGACCAGCCAGAGGACATCGAGACTCAAGTGCAAGAAATGATCTTGTCCTTCATCTCAAATCCAAACTCCCTCATCCTTGCTGTGTCCCCTGCCAACTCTGACTTGGCCACCTCCGATGCGTTGAAATTGGCGCGTGAGGTCGATCCAGATG GTCGTCGAACACTGCTGGTTGTCAGTAAGCTGGACCTGATGGATGCAGGGACTGACGCTCTGGAGGTCCTTCTGGGTCGAGTCATCCCAGTCAGACTCGGGATCATCGGGGTGGTCAACAG GAGCCAGCACGACATCAACACACAGAAGAGCTTGTCGGACTCGGTGAAGGACGAACAGGTCTTCCTGCAGCGTCACTACCCCTCGCTTGTCTCACGTGCCGGGTCGCGCTATTTGGCCAAAACACTCAGCAGACTTCTCATGCACCACATCCGTGACTGCCTGCCTGACCTCAAAACCCGTGTGACTGTGCTGACTGCCCAATTCCAGGCAAGGCTCAAGAGCTATGGACAGCCTGTAGAGGACCACAGCGCCACCCTGCTGCAGATTGTCACCAAGTTTGCCAGCGATTACTGCAACACAATCGAAGGCACCGCAAGATACATCCAAACCACAGAGCT CTGCGGAGGAGCTCGGATGTGTTACATATTCCATGAGACCTTTGGCCGCACTTTGCAATCCATCGACCCCCTCGGGGGACTGACTGAGCTCGATATCCTCACTGCCATCCGCAATGCCACG GGTCCGCGACCAGCGCTCTTTGTGCCCGAGGTTTCCTTCGAGTTGCTGGTGAAGCGGCAAATTAAGCGGCTGGAGGAACCGAGTCTGCGCTGCGTGGAGCTCGTTCACGAAGAGCTGCAGAGAATCATCCAGCACTGCTCCTCCTTCAGTACTCAG GAGCTTCTACGATTTCCCAAACTGCACGACTCCATTGTGGAAGTAGTGACTGGATTACTGAGGAAGCGCTTGCCGATTACTAATGAAATG gTACACAATTTAGTTGCGATAGAGCTCGCCTACATCAACACCAAGCATCCAGATTTCACAGATGCAGCTCAGGTCTCAGCATCTGTCAACAGCCAGCAG GCGGAGGCTCTTGACGGAGGCAAGCGCTGGAAGAATGAGAAGGTTGTGGACGAGAAAGCGCCACCTGCAGGCTTTGGCAGCCCCAGCAGAAGCCAGGCCATTAACCTCCTCGACACA GCTGTACCTGTATCACGTaagctgagtgtgagagagcagAGGGACTGTGAAGTCATCCAGCGCCTGATCAAGTGCTACTTCCTCATTGTCCGCAAAAGCATCCAGGACAG TGTGCCCAAGACGGTGATGCACTTTCTGGTGAACTACGTGAAAGAGCATCTGCAGAGCGAGCTGGTGGGCCAgctttacaaacaaacactgctgcagGATCTGCTCATCGAGTCACAGGACACGGCACAGCAGCGGACAGAGGTCGCTCAAATGCTGGAG GCGCTCAAAAAGGCCAGCAACATCATCTCTGAGATTCGAGAAACCCACCTGTGGTAG
- the ubl4a gene encoding ubiquitin-like protein 4A, whose amino-acid sequence MILTVKPLQGKECSVQVTEDEKVATVKELVSERLNIPANQQRLLYKGKALADEHRLSDYSIGPEAKLNLVIRPVGERSAASGMATSSSSSNLRGGVWQTVSTVLARHFSPADAAKVHEQLIKDYERSLRQLSLDDIERLAGRLLHPDGEGMDTSYMD is encoded by the exons ATGATCCTGACCGTAAAACCGCTTCAAGGGAAGGAATGCAGCGTGCAG GTGACTGAAGATGAAAAAGTTGCCACAGTGAAGGAGCTTGTGTCCGAACGTCTCAACATTCCTGCAAACCAGCAGCGGTTGCTCTACAAAGGAAAAGCTCTTGCAG ATGAGCACAGACTGAGTGATTACTCCATTGGACCAGAGGCTAAACTGAATCTGGTGATCCGTCCAGTGGGGGAGAGGAGTGCAGCTTCAGGAATggccaccagcagcagcagcagcaacctaCGTGGAGGAGTATGGCAGACTGTGTCCACAGTACTTGCGAGACACTTTAGTCCAGCAGATGCAGCTAAAGTCCACGAACAACTTATAAAG GATTATGAACGTTCACTTAGGCAACTTAGCCTCGATGACATCGAGCGCTTGGCAGGAAGACTCCTCCACCCAGACGGCGAAGGCATGGACACTTCATACATGGACTAA
- the si:dkey-32e23.4 gene encoding dynamin-1-like protein isoform X2, translating to METLIPTINRLQEVFLTVGAEVIQLPQIVVVGSQSSGKSSVLESLVGRDFLPRGSGIVTRRPLVLQLVNVAPLEERLKTENGVKAEEWGTFLHCKNQIFSDFQEIRREIEAETHRGSGDNKGISPEPIYVKIFSPKVLNLTLVDLPGITKVPVGDQPEDIETQVQEMILSFISNPNSLILAVSPANSDLATSDALKLAREVDPDGRRTLLVVSKLDLMDAGTDALEVLLGRVIPVRLGIIGVVNRSQHDINTQKSLSDSVKDEQVFLQRHYPSLVSRAGSRYLAKTLSRLLMHHIRDCLPDLKTRVTVLTAQFQARLKSYGQPVEDHSATLLQIVTKFASDYCNTIEGTARYIQTTELCGGARMCYIFHETFGRTLQSIDPLGGLTELDILTAIRNATGPRPALFVPEVSFELLVKRQIKRLEEPSLRCVELVHEELQRIIQHCSSFSTQELLRFPKLHDSIVEVVTGLLRKRLPITNEMVHNLVAIELAYINTKHPDFTDAAQVSASVNSQQAEALDGGKRWKNEKVVDEKAPPAGFGSPSRSQAINLLDTAVPVSRKLSVREQRDCEVIQRLIKCYFLIVRKSIQDSVPKTVMHFLVNYVKEHLQSELVGQLYKQTLLQDLLIESQDTAQQRTEVAQMLEALKKASNIISEIRETHLW from the exons ATGGAGACTCTGATCCCGACCATCAACCGGCTGCAGGAGGTCTTCCTCACCGTGGGTGCAGAGGTCATACAGCTACCTCAGATAGTCGTGGTTGGATCTCAG AGCAGTGGAAAGAGCTCGGTGCTGGAGAGCCTGGTCGGAAGGGACTTTTTGCCACGGGGATCAGGAATCGTCACAAGACGACCGCTGGTGTTGCAGCTGGTGAATGTTGCCCCTCTGGAGGAGAGACTGAAGACGGAGAACG gTGTCAAAGCTGAAGAATGGGGCACATTCCTTCACTGCAAGAACCAG ATCTTCTCAGATTTTCAGGAGATCCGTCGGGAAATTGAAGCAGAGACTCATCGCGGTTCAGGCGACAATAAG GGAATCAGCCCTGAGCCCATATATGTGAAGATTTTCTCCCCCAAAGTCCTAAATCTAACTCTGGTTGATTTACCAGGAATCACTAAG GTTCCTGTTGGGGACCAGCCAGAGGACATCGAGACTCAAGTGCAAGAAATGATCTTGTCCTTCATCTCAAATCCAAACTCCCTCATCCTTGCTGTGTCCCCTGCCAACTCTGACTTGGCCACCTCCGATGCGTTGAAATTGGCGCGTGAGGTCGATCCAGATG GTCGTCGAACACTGCTGGTTGTCAGTAAGCTGGACCTGATGGATGCAGGGACTGACGCTCTGGAGGTCCTTCTGGGTCGAGTCATCCCAGTCAGACTCGGGATCATCGGGGTGGTCAACAG GAGCCAGCACGACATCAACACACAGAAGAGCTTGTCGGACTCGGTGAAGGACGAACAGGTCTTCCTGCAGCGTCACTACCCCTCGCTTGTCTCACGTGCCGGGTCGCGCTATTTGGCCAAAACACTCAGCAGACTTCTCATGCACCACATCCGTGACTGCCTGCCTGACCTCAAAACCCGTGTGACTGTGCTGACTGCCCAATTCCAGGCAAGGCTCAAGAGCTATGGACAGCCTGTAGAGGACCACAGCGCCACCCTGCTGCAGATTGTCACCAAGTTTGCCAGCGATTACTGCAACACAATCGAAGGCACCGCAAGATACATCCAAACCACAGAGCT CTGCGGAGGAGCTCGGATGTGTTACATATTCCATGAGACCTTTGGCCGCACTTTGCAATCCATCGACCCCCTCGGGGGACTGACTGAGCTCGATATCCTCACTGCCATCCGCAATGCCACG GGTCCGCGACCAGCGCTCTTTGTGCCCGAGGTTTCCTTCGAGTTGCTGGTGAAGCGGCAAATTAAGCGGCTGGAGGAACCGAGTCTGCGCTGCGTGGAGCTCGTTCACGAAGAGCTGCAGAGAATCATCCAGCACTGCTCCTCCTTCAGTACTCAG GAGCTTCTACGATTTCCCAAACTGCACGACTCCATTGTGGAAGTAGTGACTGGATTACTGAGGAAGCGCTTGCCGATTACTAATGAAATG gTACACAATTTAGTTGCGATAGAGCTCGCCTACATCAACACCAAGCATCCAGATTTCACAGATGCAGCTCAGGTCTCAGCATCTGTCAACAGCCAGCAG GCGGAGGCTCTTGACGGAGGCAAGCGCTGGAAGAATGAGAAGGTTGTGGACGAGAAAGCGCCACCTGCAGGCTTTGGCAGCCCCAGCAGAAGCCAGGCCATTAACCTCCTCGACACA GCTGTACCTGTATCACGTaagctgagtgtgagagagcagAGGGACTGTGAAGTCATCCAGCGCCTGATCAAGTGCTACTTCCTCATTGTCCGCAAAAGCATCCAGGACAG TGTGCCCAAGACGGTGATGCACTTTCTGGTGAACTACGTGAAAGAGCATCTGCAGAGCGAGCTGGTGGGCCAgctttacaaacaaacactgctgcagGATCTGCTCATCGAGTCACAGGACACGGCACAGCAGCGGACAGAGGTCGCTCAAATGCTGGAG GCGCTCAAAAAGGCCAGCAACATCATCTCTGAGATTCGAGAAACCCACCTGTGGTAG